The Flavobacterium sp. CBA20B-1 genome includes the window AATTTTAATTCCAGAAGGATAATCGGTTGCTTTTGAAAGATAATTGTCTAAAAGCGTTTTATTTTCTTTTCTTAAAATTGCTGCTTTTTGTTTCTTAAGTTCTTCTTCTTTTTTAATTTTTTCTAAAGATGAAGTAAATGTTTTTACAGCGTTGAATTTTTTTGCGTCTTTGCCCACACGAACAATTTCCACTTTGTCAATCACATCATTTTGTTCAATGGCATTCACAATTTCTAATCCGTTTACTACTTTTCCGAAAACCGTATGGCGACCATCTAAATGCGGTGTGGCAACGTGTGTGATAAAAAATTGAGAGCCATTAGTAGCTGGGCCTCTATTGGCCATTGATAAAACTCCAGGTGCGTCATGTTTTAATGTTGGAACGATTTCATCGGCAAATAAATATCCTGGTTCACCCGAGCCATCGCCTTTTGGATCACCACCTTGAATCATAAAGTTTGCAATTACTCTATGAAATTTTAATCCGTTATAAAAAGGTTTGCCTTTATATTCCGATTTTACTTGCGGGTGTGTACCTTCTGCCAACGCCACAAAATTGGCTACTGTGAGTGGTGTTTCGTTATAAAACAATTGTGTGGTGATGGTTCCTTTTTTGGTAACAAAATTTGCGTATAAACCATCGGTCAACTTGGTTTGAGCAAAAACTTGCGTAGAGATCAACGCAAAAACGAATAACAGTTTTTTCATTTTTATTCTGGTTTTATATCATTAAGGGTTACTTTGCAAATCAGCGGCACATTGGTTCCAATTTTTTCTTTATCTCCCAAATAGCCATAAGCCATGTGTGATGGAAAGATAAACGAAACCGTT containing:
- a CDS encoding peptidylprolyl isomerase: MKKLLFVFALISTQVFAQTKLTDGLYANFVTKKGTITTQLFYNETPLTVANFVALAEGTHPQVKSEYKGKPFYNGLKFHRVIANFMIQGGDPKGDGSGEPGYLFADEIVPTLKHDAPGVLSMANRGPATNGSQFFITHVATPHLDGRHTVFGKVVNGLEIVNAIEQNDVIDKVEIVRVGKDAKKFNAVKTFTSSLEKIKKEEELKKQKAAILRKENKTLLDNYLSKATDYPSGIKIYVTEKGAGIKPTEGEKISFDYAGYLADGTLFDTGIEELAIKQDIFNPQRKAANAYKPLDYTFGNKGGFIEGMTEGLLQLNKGDKAYIFIPSNLGYGERAMGPIPANSNLVFYVDIKP